A genomic stretch from Gorilla gorilla gorilla isolate KB3781 chromosome 20, NHGRI_mGorGor1-v2.1_pri, whole genome shotgun sequence includes:
- the ALKBH6 gene encoding alpha-ketoglutarate-dependent dioxygenase alkB homolog 6 isoform X4 encodes MVPERLPPWLQRYVDKVSNLSLFGGLPANHVLVNQYLPGEGIMPHEDGPLYYPTVSTISLGSHTVLDFYEPRRPEDDDPTEQPRPPPRPTTSLLLEPRSLLVLRGPAYTRLLHGIAAARADALDAASPPPNAAACPSARPGACLVRGTRVSLTIRRVPRVLRAGLLLGK; translated from the exons ATGGTTCCTGAGCGGCTGCCCCCATGGCTCCAGCGCTACGTGGACAAAGTGTCAAACCTCAGCCTCTTTGGAGGCCTCCCAGCTAACCATGTCCTCGTGAACCAGTATCTGCCTGGGGAGGGCATCATG CCCCACGAGGACGGACCACTGTACTACCCGACTGTCAGCACCATCAGCCTGGGCTCCCACACCGTGCTGGACTTCTATGAGCCGCGGCGGCCAGAGGACGATGACCCTACAGAACAG cctcggcctccgccCCGGCCCACCACCTCGCTACTGCTGGAACCGCGCAGCCTGCTGGTGCTCCGCGGCCCCGCCTACACGCGCCTCCTCCACGGCATCGCCGCCGCCCGCGCGGACGCGCTGGACGCCGCTTCCCCGCCGCCCAATGCGGCAGCCTGCCCGTCGGCGCGGCCGGGAGCCTGCCTGGTGCGCGGCACCCGGGTCTCGCTGACCATCCGCCGCGTGCCCCGCGTGCTGCGTGCCGGCCTCCTGCTGGGCAAGTGA
- the ALKBH6 gene encoding alpha-ketoglutarate-dependent dioxygenase alkB homolog 6 isoform X3, protein MAGRGMGMLNLEIGGDAGGRTGCKELVLMEEQDARVPALEPFRVEQAPPVIYYVPDFISKEEEEYLLRQVFNAPKPKWTQLSGRKLQNWGGLPHPRGMVPERLPPWLQRYVDKVSNLSLFGGLPANHVLVNQYLPGEGIMHHQPGLPHRAGLL, encoded by the exons ATGGCTGGGAGGGGGATGGGGATGTTGAATTTGGAAATTGGAGGGGACGCTGGTGGACG GACTGGGTGCAAGGAGTTGGTGTTGATGGAGGAGCAGGACGCCAGAGTCCCAGCCCTGGAACCATTCAGAGTGGAGCAG GCACCACCTGTAATCTACTATGTCCCTGACTTCATCTCCAAAGAAGAGGAGGAGTATTTGCTTCGACAG GTTTTTAATGCCCCAAAGCCAAAGTGGACCCAGCTCTCTGGGAGAAAGTTACAGAACTGGG GTGGGCTTCCTCATCCCCGAGGGATGGTTCCTGAGCGGCTGCCCCCATGGCTCCAGCGCTACGTGGACAAAGTGTCAAACCTCAGCCTCTTTGGAGGCCTCCCAGCTAACCATGTCCTCGTGAACCAGTATCTGCCTGGGGAGGGCATCATG CACCATCAGCCTGGGCTCCCACACCGTGCTGGACTTCTATGA
- the ALKBH6 gene encoding alpha-ketoglutarate-dependent dioxygenase alkB homolog 6 isoform X2 → MEEQDARVPALEPFRVEQAPPVIYYVPDFISKEEEEYLLRQVFNAPKPKWTQLSGRKLQNWGGLPHPRGMVPERLPPWLQRYVDKVSNLSLFGGLPANHVLVNQYLPGEGIMPHEDGPLYYPTVSTISLGSHTVLDFYEPRRPEDDDPTEQPRPPPRPTTSLLLEPRSLLVLRGPAYTRLLHGIAAARADALDAASPPPNAAACPSARPGACLVRGTRVSLTIRRVPRVLRAGLLLGK, encoded by the exons ATGGAGGAGCAGGACGCCAGAGTCCCAGCCCTGGAACCATTCAGAGTGGAGCAG GCACCACCTGTAATCTACTATGTCCCTGACTTCATCTCCAAAGAAGAGGAGGAGTATTTGCTTCGACAG GTTTTTAATGCCCCAAAGCCAAAGTGGACCCAGCTCTCTGGGAGAAAGTTACAGAACTGGG GTGGGCTTCCTCATCCCCGAGGGATGGTTCCTGAGCGGCTGCCCCCATGGCTCCAGCGCTACGTGGACAAAGTGTCAAACCTCAGCCTCTTTGGAGGCCTCCCAGCTAACCATGTCCTCGTGAACCAGTATCTGCCTGGGGAGGGCATCATG CCCCACGAGGACGGACCACTGTACTACCCGACTGTCAGCACCATCAGCCTGGGCTCCCACACCGTGCTGGACTTCTATGAGCCGCGGCGGCCAGAGGACGATGACCCTACAGAACAG cctcggcctccgccCCGGCCCACCACCTCGCTACTGCTGGAACCGCGCAGCCTGCTGGTGCTCCGCGGCCCCGCCTACACGCGCCTCCTCCACGGCATCGCCGCCGCCCGCGCGGACGCGCTGGACGCCGCTTCCCCGCCGCCCAATGCGGCAGCCTGCCCGTCGGCGCGGCCGGGAGCCTGCCTGGTGCGCGGCACCCGGGTCTCGCTGACCATCCGCCGCGTGCCCCGCGTGCTGCGTGCCGGCCTCCTGCTGGGCAAGTGA
- the ALKBH6 gene encoding alpha-ketoglutarate-dependent dioxygenase alkB homolog 6 isoform X1: MAGRGMGMLNLEIGGDAGGRTGCKELVLMEEQDARVPALEPFRVEQAPPVIYYVPDFISKEEEEYLLRQVFNAPKPKWTQLSGRKLQNWGGLPHPRGMVPERLPPWLQRYVDKVSNLSLFGGLPANHVLVNQYLPGEGIMPHEDGPLYYPTVSTISLGSHTVLDFYEPRRPEDDDPTEQPRPPPRPTTSLLLEPRSLLVLRGPAYTRLLHGIAAARADALDAASPPPNAAACPSARPGACLVRGTRVSLTIRRVPRVLRAGLLLGK; the protein is encoded by the exons ATGGCTGGGAGGGGGATGGGGATGTTGAATTTGGAAATTGGAGGGGACGCTGGTGGACG GACTGGGTGCAAGGAGTTGGTGTTGATGGAGGAGCAGGACGCCAGAGTCCCAGCCCTGGAACCATTCAGAGTGGAGCAG GCACCACCTGTAATCTACTATGTCCCTGACTTCATCTCCAAAGAAGAGGAGGAGTATTTGCTTCGACAG GTTTTTAATGCCCCAAAGCCAAAGTGGACCCAGCTCTCTGGGAGAAAGTTACAGAACTGGG GTGGGCTTCCTCATCCCCGAGGGATGGTTCCTGAGCGGCTGCCCCCATGGCTCCAGCGCTACGTGGACAAAGTGTCAAACCTCAGCCTCTTTGGAGGCCTCCCAGCTAACCATGTCCTCGTGAACCAGTATCTGCCTGGGGAGGGCATCATG CCCCACGAGGACGGACCACTGTACTACCCGACTGTCAGCACCATCAGCCTGGGCTCCCACACCGTGCTGGACTTCTATGAGCCGCGGCGGCCAGAGGACGATGACCCTACAGAACAG cctcggcctccgccCCGGCCCACCACCTCGCTACTGCTGGAACCGCGCAGCCTGCTGGTGCTCCGCGGCCCCGCCTACACGCGCCTCCTCCACGGCATCGCCGCCGCCCGCGCGGACGCGCTGGACGCCGCTTCCCCGCCGCCCAATGCGGCAGCCTGCCCGTCGGCGCGGCCGGGAGCCTGCCTGGTGCGCGGCACCCGGGTCTCGCTGACCATCCGCCGCGTGCCCCGCGTGCTGCGTGCCGGCCTCCTGCTGGGCAAGTGA